In a single window of the Trichoderma breve strain T069 chromosome 6, whole genome shotgun sequence genome:
- a CDS encoding myb-like DNA-binding domain-containing protein, which yields MTAVSPPHVPREVDFISTEELMAMTPMQLRTLVMRSGILEPRKGPWSPEESHRLVTLVRLMGPQDWVSIASYMASRNAKQCRERYHQNLDPNLRHDPISEDEARHIMDLYAKYGTAWARIAEHLPGRSDNAIKNYVNGLVNKTRRAEERQAGHHSAAKRRGSGQSTLSGASPSAPVSSVMATCSSSTGTVFTPSSFGSQALESPTFSDMTDSDNNNNNYTVASYRLPAHSPELAQPLAHHPTLYQQQAHEASIFGQSSYGYIQQHDGQRPDSHSSEPSFFSGPSFQHSSTDLARYSISGPASRELTRDVTMQNYELPRLQPPWAENQMSHTTILPSPEQSVAATPPSHQVDPRMAIARLLV from the coding sequence ATGACTGCCGTCTCTCCTCCCCACGTCCCTCGGGAGGttgacttcatctccacGGAGGAGTTGATGGCTATGACTCCTATGCAACTCCGAACTCTCGTCATGAGGAGCGGCATCCTCGAGCCCAGAAAGGGCCCTTGGTCCCCCGAGGAGAGCCACCGCCTGGTGACGCTGGTGCGGTTGATGGGCCCTCAGGACTGGGTCAGCATCGCCTCGTACATGGCTTCTCGCAACGCAAAGCAGTGCCGCGAGAGATACCACCAGAACCTCGACCCGAATCTGCGGCACGATCCCATCTCGGAAGACGAGGCCCGTCACATCATGGACCTGTACGCAAAGTACGGCACGGCATGGGCCCGCATCGCCGAGCATCTCCCTGGACGCAGCgacaacgccatcaagaacTATGTCAACGGCCTCGTCAACAAGACCAGACGGGCTGAGGAGCGGCAGGCAGGCCATCACTCCGCCGCCAAGAGACGGGGTTCTGGCCAGTCCACCCTCTCCGGTGCTTCTCCTTCAGCCCCAGTGTCCTCCGTTATGGCTACgtgttcttcttcaaccgGCACAGTCTTcactccatcatcattcgGTTCCCAAGCACTGGAATCACCAACCTTTTCCGACATGACCGACTCggacaacaacaacaacaactacaCAGTGGCATCGTATCGATTACCGGCTCATTCGCCGGAACTTGCACAGCCCCTGGCTCATCATCCCACACTCTACCAACAACAGGCCCACGAGGCGTCCATCTTTGGACAAAGTAGCTATGGCTACATCCAGCAGCACGATGGCCAGCGTCCTGATTCTCACTCTTCCGAGCCGTCGTTCTTTTCAGGCCCGTCCTTTCAGCATTCCAGCACGGACCTTGCCCGATACTCCATCTCCGGTCCAGCTTCACGAGAGCTTACGAGAGACGTTACGATGCAAAACTATGAACTGCCTAGGTTACAGCCACCGTGGGCAGAAAACCAAATGTCGCACACGACAATCCTGCCGTCTCCAGAGCAGAGTGTCGCCGCCACCCCGCCAAGTCACCAGGTCGACCCGAGGATGGCCATTGCGAGACTGTTGGTGTAG
- a CDS encoding pyridine nucleotide-disulfide oxidoreductase domain-containing protein — MTKTIVILGVGVAAAPLIRQTMRNVVLKEKDYNMIVVAPNTHFHWPIAMPRVVVPGQLADDKAMIDLRPFFKEYPADKFEFVQGVASAMDPASNTVDVLLSSGASRTINYHTLVVATGTSSKDNMPWKAMGDTEHTKSRLREVQEQIKNAKSIVIAGGGQTGSETAGELGFEYSKEGRKEVYFIYNDSLPLAPPVMDSVRKQTKTELEKLKVKLVPNTKVTAVEYSGNDTILTLTSSDGKTRTLTTQAYLPTTGGTPNSSFVPASLLDSEGYINQTASLQAKGYDNIFVIGDIGNLEGSKAGVADAQTVHLIKALPIYLKGGAMPVYTPSTKVMVGITLGRSRGTGQMGSFKVFSFLIHYAKGRFLGTDYAHLIAAGKKTLMTTYEK, encoded by the coding sequence ATGACCAAGACCATTGTCATCTTGGGCGTTGGCGTTGCTGCCGCGCCTCTTATCCGCCAGACCATGCGCAATGTTGTCCTCAAGGAAAAGGACTACAACATGATTGTCGTCGCCCCAAACACTCACTTCCACTGGCCCATTGCCATGCCCCGAGTCGTTGTGCCTGGCCAATTGGCCGACGACAAGGCCATGATTGACCTCCGACCCTTCTTCAAGGAATACCCTGCCGACAAGTTTGAGTTTGTCCAGGGCGTCGCCAGTGCCATGGATCCTGCCAGCAACACTGTTGATGTCTTGCTCAGCTCCGGTGCCAGCCGCACCATCAACTACCACACTCTTGTTGTTGCTACCGGCACCTCATCCAAGGACAACATGCCCTGGAAGGCAATGGGCGACACCGAGCACACCAAGAGCCGTCTGCGCGAGGTGCAGGAGCAGATTAAGAATGCAAAGAGCATTGTCATCGCCGGTGGTGGCCAGACTGGCTCCGAGACTGCGGGCGAGCTGGGCTTTGAGTACTCCAAGGAGGGCCGAAAGGAAGTCTACTTCATCTACAACGACTCCCTGCCCCTCGCACCACCCGTCATGGACAGCGTCCGCAAGCAGACCAAGacggagctggagaagctcaaggtcaaACTGGTCCCCAACACCAAGGTCACCGCGGTCGAGTACTCGGGCAACGACACCATCTTGACGCTGACTAGCTCCGACGGCAAGACCAGGACCTTGACGACCCAGGCCTACCTCCCCACGACCGGAGGCACCCCCAACAGCTCGTTTGTCCCGGCGTCTCTCTTGGACAGCGAGGGATACATCAACCAGACAGCGTCTCTCCAGGCCAAGGGCTACGACAACATCTTTGTCATTGGCGATATTGGCAACCTGGAaggcagcaaggccggcGTCGCAGATGCGCAGACCGTCCACCTCATCAAGGCTCTTCCCATCTACCTCAAGGGCGGCGCCATGCCCGTCTACACCCCCAGCACCAAGGTCATGGTCGGCATCACGCTGGGCAGAAGCCGCGGCACTGGCCAGATGGGCTCGTTCAAGGTCTTTAGCTTCCTCATCCACTACGCAAAGGGTCGATTCCTGGGCACCGACTATGCCCACCTGATTGCTGCTGGcaagaagactttgatgACGACGTACGAGAAGTAA
- a CDS encoding mediator complex subunit med5 domain-containing protein — protein MDNRISPTEALRGSIQYWNDFISKCLTKRLDAGPFEDYVKLVFAKHQLTPDIIADFFLQPQKSNCVSPDPRIPPYISVLTQLRYIDAASILRALYRYSSLHSLTPQQAQESAKEQGQEQEQAQAQQDGETKKHRRSSSQTLWKSSSWLEEVMFYHVIRLVVEGTALKDSRTALELMHIISKWMSLFSAASNPLGADMLAGGLQDPQVRHEMEVSRAAFVPLLLRLVDNPALVKAISHPAVKEPRKQFSESLTSFVQIFQPVPQFVEKLEMFRTEVLAPLDPIDKNNQAANAAMDDLLDSTVGLDSLVIPDLPISNTRAGLYIYLGASLGNTQQSAIDLILASFDLLANAVFRNEGPRDAHLLRSFLINKVPLILAQLCPPGFSTSAEFCITEALSQVDTSVFPTASLMFDESRNNNPYTESVREEFCSACALHGLIEREHVERILGESSMSYEPSQEKYSKEKLVQSCLSDPDKIQALIRDMDKMDGNVGAVCQALVELLRQLCNSKETMSLKILCSQLVQKPQSLDVLLLFEKLPIVLEPICQLLDGWRYDEDQGEYQPVYEEFGAILLLVLAFAYRYGLSPADIGIMSPDSNVAKIISRAHISVCWDQISEQENGHLSGWIHGLFDSDAGGLGDDLMSSCPPAEFYLLIATLFENIVIAYSQGALTDDALRSGIEYLVDTFLLPSLIPAIRFLSDYLWIEQREQKSIIKILQLILLPTSISGEASTMLAAVKGIVAKPLEHSLRAYQRQDPKNQDIEPLLRALKDSLPLSRRTGAAEHQELEMWATSSSSGLSGATKHLIQALVQWCTHPEMTAMPTSYTHRQIIATLKIVGACRLLRVMLEEIRQQMLTGSGSVVYDVVTALVCAPNVSNDIPPTSVLLDEGGNIPPPLQRRLTLREVLKMEAEDYRKLHKKDAELAEIMVRLYRRVEAQMVLPPPPMLQAADMQLDLAGDAASLVGDSMAAAAGVQGDGTLSMDGVGGLDMGMGGVSSDLGLGTSGNNGGLDASAEADLFGSLDTDMDVFDGWGGMELGGP, from the exons ATGGACAACCGCATCTCGCCCACCGAGGCCCTCCGCGGCTCCATCCAATACTGGAacgacttcatctccaaatgCCTGACGAAGCGCCTCGACGCCGGCCCCTTTGAGGACTACGTCAAGCTTGTCTTCGCCAAGCATCAGCTCACCCCTGACATCATCGCCGACTTCTTCCTGCAGCCGCAAAAGTCCAATTGCGTCAGCCCCGATCCGCGAATCCCTCCATACATCTCCGTGCTTACCCAACTACGATACATCGATGCGGCGTCCATCCTCCGAGCTCTCTATAGATATTCGTCGCTGCATTCTCTGACACCACAACAGGCGCAGGAGTCAGCAAAAGAGCAGggacaggaacaggaacaagcacaagcacagcaagATGGCGAGACTAAGAAACATCGCCGCTCGTCATCCCAAACTCTCTGGAAgagctcatcatggctcGAAGAGGTCATGTTCTACCATGTGATACGGCTTGTGGTGGAAGGAACTGCTCTCAAGGACTCTCGTACGGCGTTGGAGCTCATGCACATCATCTCAAAATGGATGTCCTTGTTCTCCGCCGCGTCGAATCCTCTGGGTGCCGACATGCTCGCAGGCGGCTTGCAAGATCCGCAGGTTCGCCACGAGATGGAGGTCTCGCGGGCTGCCTTTGTCCCTCTATTGCTTCGCCTCGTCGATAACCCGGCTCTTGTTAAGGCCATTAGCCACCCGGCTGTTAAAG AGCCCCGAAAGCAGTTCTCAGAGAGCCTTACATCTTTTGTGCAAATCTTTCAACCTGTCCCGCAGTTCgttgagaagcttgaaatGTTTAGGACAGAAGTCCTTGCTCCATTGGACCCGATAGACAAGAACAACCAAGctgccaatgctgccatgGACGACCTACTAGACTCTACGGTTGGCTTGGATAGCCTGGTGATCCCGGACCTGCCCATATCTAATACACGGGCAGGCCTATATATATACCTTGGTGCTTCTCTC GGAAATACTCAACAAAGTGCAATTGATTTAATACTGGCATCTTTCGACTTGCTTGCAAACGCCGTCTTCAGAAATGAAGGACCTAGGGACGCCCACCTATTACGGTCCTTCTTGATCAATAAGGTGCCTCTGATCCTCGCCCAGCTTTGCCCTCCCGGGTTTTCAACATCTGCCGAGTTTTGTATAACTGAGGCCCTTTCTCAAGTCGACACTAGCGTGTTTCCTACCGCATCACTCATGTTTGATGAATCGCGCAATAACAACCCGTACACAGAGAGTGTTCGGGAAGAGTTTTGTTCGGCTTGTGCCCTCCACGGGCTTATAGAGCGCGAGCACGTCGAGCGGATCCTAGGAGAAAGCTCAATGTCATATGAGCCCTCTCAAGAAAAATATTCCAAAGAAAAATTGGTTCAGAGCTGCCTGTCTGACCCGGACAAGATACAAGCGCTGATTCGTGACATGGATAAGATGGATGGCAATGTAGGAGCGGTGTGCCAGGCGCTTGTCGAG TTATTGCGGCAACTATGCAACAGCAAGGAAACAATGTCCCTGAAGATCCTCTGCAGCCAATTAGTTCAGAAGCCCCAATCTCTGGACGTACTCCTCTTGTTCGAGAAACTGCCAATTGTTTTGGAGCCTATATGCCAGCTTTTGGACGGTTGGCGATATGACGAGGACCAAGGCGAATATCAGCCCGTCTACGAAGAATTTGGCGCCATCCTGCTCCTGGTGCTGGCGTTTGCCTACCGATATGGCCTGTCTCCCGCAGACATTGGCATCATGTCACCGGATTCGAACGTTGCCAAAATCATCAGCCGGGCTCATATCAGCGTCTGTTGGGATCAGATATCGGAGCAGGAGAACGGACATCTCAGTGGATGGATCCACGGGCTTTTCGACAGCGATGCGGGAGGTCTAGGCGATGACTTGATGTCGTCTTGTCCGCCTGCAGAATTTTACCTCCTCATTGCGACGCTGTTTGAAAACATTGTCATTGCATATAGTCAGGGCGCTCTAACCGATGACGCCCTTAGGTCGGGTATAGAAT ATCTGGTTGACACGTTTCTACTTCCATCGCTGATTCCGGCGATCCGATTCTTGTCCGACTACCTCTGGATAGAACAGAGGGAGCAGAAGTCCATTATTAAAATCCTGCAGCTCATCCTGCTGCCTACCTCTATTTCCGGCGAAGCTAGCACCATGCTTGCTGCGGTAAAGGGAATAGTTGCTAAACCCTTGGAGCACTCACTACGAGCATACCAACGACAAGATCCCAAGAACCAGGACATTGAGCCACTGCTGAGGGCTCTGAAGGATAGCCTGCCCCTTTCTAGGAGAACGGGGGCTGCTGAGCAtcaggagctggagatgtGGGCAACCAGTTCCAGCAGCGGCCTATCGGGGGCCACCAAACACCTGATACAGGCCCTCGTCCAGTGGTGCACACATCCAGAAATGACGGCCATGCCAACCTCGTATACGCACCGGCAGATTATTGCCACGCTCAAGATTGTGGGCGCATGCAGGCTTCTACGGGTCATGCTGGAGGAAATTCGCCAGCAAATGCTGACGGGCAGCGGAAGTGTTGTTTACGATGTGGTCACGGCACTGGTTTGCGCTCCAAACGTAAGCAATGATATCCCACCGACCAGTGTATTATTGGATGAAGGAGGCAACATACCGCCACCGCTGCAGCGACGACTCACTCTCCGGGAAGTCTTAAAGATGGAGGCCGAGGACTATCGGAAATTGCACAAGAAGGATGCCGAGCTGGCAGAAATCATGGTTCGCCTTTACCGGAGAGTGGAGGCACAGATGGtgctgccaccgccgccaatgCTGCAGGCGGCCGATATGCAGCTGGACCTGGCTGGTGACGCCGCGAGCTTGGTGGGAGATTCcatggctgcggctgctggagTCCAGGGCGATGGCACGCTCTCAATGGACGGTGTGGGCGGCCTGGATATGGGCATGGGCGGTGTTTCGTCTGATTTGGGTCTGGGGACGTCTGGTAACAATGGCGGACTGGACGCATCGGCAGAGGCAGATTTGTTTGGCAGTCTCGACACTGACATGGACGTGTTTGATGGATGGGGCGGGATGGAGCTTGGAGGGCCGTGA
- a CDS encoding translocon-associated protein (TRAP), alpha subunit domain-containing protein, whose protein sequence is MLFKSSLIAFLALQVFGAVAQSDAEDFPGEAPEFDIKPPATLNADIRTTFPDSDILGVKLVNGRPTTALIEVTNKEDDAIQVIFANGALWTTKDLPEGAPAYQGIVRNLTAVQYSLQIESGETKSIPYSFALDMMPQDVRLRLLAVFTNEKGDIFQVPAYDGETSIVEAPTSFLDPQIIFLYLVLTAVFGGTLFFVYKTWIEALFPQAKRPRTAKKPVQKPVDPADALSGSESAGKSYDESWIPDHHINRPVAKRVKSSASSKKKVVE, encoded by the exons ATGCTCTTCAAGTCTTCTCTCATCGCTTTCCTGGCCTTGCAGGTCTTTGGCGCAGTCGCTCAG TCTGATGCCGAGGACTTCCCAGGTGAGGCTCCCGAGTTCGATATCAAGCCGCCTGCCACCCTCAATGCCGACATCAGGACCACGTTCCCCGACTCGGACATCCTGGGCGTCAAGCTGGTCAACGGCCGACCCACGACCGCTCTGATCGAGGTCACCAACAAGGAGGATGACGCCATCCAGGTCATCTTTGCCAATGGCGCTCTGTGGACCACCAAGGACCTGCCCGAGGGCGCTCCCGCCTACCAGGGCATCGTGCGCAACCTCACGGCCGTGCAGTACAGCCTGCAGATCGAGTCTGGCGAGACCAAGTCGATCCCTTACTCGTTTGCCCTCGACATGATGCCTCAGGATGTTCGCCTGCGTCTGCTGGCCGTCTTCACCAACGAGAAGGGCGACATCTTCCAGGTCCCCGCTTACGATGGCGAGACTTCCATTGTCGAGGCCCCTACCAGCTTCCTTGACCCTCAGAT CATCTTCCTGTACCTTGTCCTCACTGCCGTTTTCGGTGGcaccctcttcttcgtctacAAGACCTGGATCGAGGCCCTGTTCCCCCAGGCCAAGCGACCTCGCACCGCCAAGAAGCCCGTTCAGAAGCCCGTCGACCCCGCTGATGCCCTCTCCGGCTCCGAGTCCGCCGGCAAGTCGTATGACGAGAGCTGGATCCCTGACCACCACATCAACCGCCCTGTCGCTAAGCGCGTAAAGTCTagcgccagcagcaagaagaaggttgtTGAGtaa
- a CDS encoding ring finger domain-containing protein: MFRKRAPRKPAAWPTFDIGHDDTLPSAFLEFFDSLSTQGPSGHIRDSPDSVEPPSSKRRKIDRESGISICVAKAEISFSRRCKEASSPNRRSVHRGVESLLKFGLLGEDLLIKTLPASRLGQFVAHVRLRPGDADRNAHEIFDIEKSSLRRTTVGAIWVGADVVIEHHQGVASMTISLQLFWNETSSPYAPLRRNDERRCSEKLINAFFPPQWRTVNPASWSPMDFYNAAHVPPKDDTTSLSIDVSGLNATLFPYQKRTLQWLLRREGVKWTTQDTAIHPLLEEEQKLDLDFFRAVNDADDRKIYLSDVFQTVTRDPTPYYQASRLVKGGILAEEMGLGKTLEMISLILLHRRGATFIVTPKSLQPQWISELSRHAPGLRVKHYTGCRGVDKEDEARLVAELAGASFCNQSSRTIQEILWWRVCLDEAQMIESGVSQAAALARVIPRVNAWGITGTPVKDDVKDLLGLLFFLRYEPYCSTPQVWQALTTHHKSLFQQLFQSISIRHTKALVRDEISLPPQRRFVITMPFTAVEEQHYQSLYKEMAEACKLNTEGGPLAEDWAPEEYEDVMRLWLNRLRQTALHPELFENSPRVREALEIWEEVQGESAKLVTDAQAALREALREKRGVEDVSDTSERVQDVSDSDIESDEEAEEEVGSRGKLGELQNRLRNSLELHHKAVFFCANAYFQIRDNQEMTPPDSEEFQRLKKLEDDGYENAKMIRRKILGQGHRKAMRFVKKIALKANDQTFVEIPELIMKSEKGIESSKTVDDLEILYDELNEQANLIDEWREQVVQLLLRPLIDEEESTETTGEELADSTKVQEELMVYVQVLRAIIADRQFVISGQTNGLVRHEIETSVRMAKEGDGPAPLKLIELVRRRAEVKPRTAKISMRGAISELRSLVSKFTRDTNQSQRELLESTIASKLMKTTQTLLGEQNKAVVALEAEVKSFERAMNARLDYYRQLQALSDDVLPLETPKTGEAIEKAKKNIEDLHKKLLSGEAKHRYLLSLKETGDKSNEPRMCVICQMPFITGVLTVCGHQFCKECIMMWFKAHRNCPVCKRALKADNLHDIVIKPRQLQERRGSSKQTMLYSEFDAAELEQMKNIELDGPSFTTKVDTLVRHLMWLRESDPGAKSIVFSQYKDFLNILRNAFSRFRIGYASIDDPDGITRFKEDPAVECFLLHARAHSSGLNLVNASHVFLCEPLLNTALELQAIARVDRIGQRHETTVWLYIVSGTVEESIYNLSVRRRMEHMGRNLKGKSKESTPELLDANIEEANTLELEQAALSKLMSKDRSAGEMVDRSDLWECLFGHVNAQRS; this comes from the exons ATGTTCCGCAAGAGGGCACCGCGCAAGCCCGCGGCGTGGCCCACGTTCGATATCGGACACGATG ATACCCTTCCATCTGCTTTTCTAGAGTTTTTCGACTCTCTGTCTACTCAAGGTCCTTCCGGACATATCAGAGATAGCCCCGATAGTGTCGAGCCTCCCTCGTCGAAGCGTCGCAAAATAGACCGTGAATCAGGCATTAGCATCTGTGTCGCCAAAGCCGAAATATCATTCTCGCGCCGATGTAAAGAGGCTTCAAGCCCAAACCGCCGTAGTGTCCATCGTGGTGTTGAATCATTGCTCAAATTCGGTCTCCTTGGCGAAGATTTATTGATCAAAACGCTACCAGCCAGTCGCCTTGGCCAGTTCGTCGCGCACGTACGCCTACGACCGGGAGATGCGGACCGAAATGCCCACGAGATATTCGATATCGAGAAATCAAGTCTGAGGAGGACAACCGTAGGCGCTATTTGGGTAGGCGCCGATGTTGTGATCGAGCATCACCAAGGAGTTGCTTCCATGACTATCTCTCTTCAGCTTTTCTGGAATGAAACATCATCCCCGTATGCGCCATTAAGACGAAACGACGAGCGCCGATGCAGTGAGAAGCTGATTAATGCCTTCTTTCCCCCGCAATGGAGGACGGTCAACCCCGCTTCGTGGTCGCCAATGGATTTCTACAATGCGGCACACGTACCACCAAAAGATGATACCACCTCCCTCTCCATTGACGTTTCTGGTCTAAATGCCACCCTCTTTCCCTACCAAAAGCGAACATTGCAATGGCTATTGCGTCGAGAAGGAGTAAAGTGGACCACGCAAGACACAGCTATCCATCCATtattggaggaggagcagaagctggaCCTAGATTTTTTCCGTGCCGTGAATGATGCCGACGACCGCAAGATATATCTTAGTGATGTATTCCAAACCGTTACCCGAGACCCTACCCCCTACTACCAGGCCAGCCGACTTGTCAAAGGTGGTATCCTGGCGGAAGAAATGGGACTGGGAAAGACCCTGGAAATGATTAGTCTCATCCTTTTGCATAGGCG CGGCGCAACCTTTATCGTGACTCCGAAATCCTTACAGCCGCAGTGGATATCTGAATTATCCCGTCATGCTCCAGGATTACGTGTAAAGCATTATACTGGATGTCGAGGAGTTGATAAAGAGGACGAGGCCCGACTTGTAGCTGAACTAGCCGG AGCTTCATTTTGCAATCAATCCTCCCGAACGATCCAGGAG ATATTGTGGTGGAGAGTCTGTCTCGACGAAGCGCAGATGATTGAAAGCGGTGTCAGCCAGGCGGCGGCATTAGCAAGAGTAATCCCTCGAGTGAATGCTTGGGGCATCACTGGAACACCAGTCAAAGATGATGTAAAGGATCTGCTTGGTTTGCTATTTTTCCTGAGATATGAGCCCTACTGCTCTACGCCGCAGGTCTGGCAGGCACTCACTACGCATCATAAGTCATTATTCCAGCAACTCTTCCAGTCAATATCTATTCGGCATACAAAGGCGCTGGTACGGGATGAGATATCTCTGCCGCCACAAAGGCGGTTCGTCATTACGATGCCCTTTACTGCAGTAGAAGAGCAGCATTACCAGTCATTATATAAAGAAATGGCGGAAGCGTGCAAGCTCAATACAGAAGGCGGTCCTTTGGCAGAGGACTGGGCTCCAGAAGAATATGAAGACGTTATGAGACTATGGCTCAACCGACTAAGACAAACTGCTCTTCATCCGGAA TTATTTGAGAACAGCCCTCGGGTCAGAGAGGCCCTTGAGATTTGGGAAGAGGTGCAAGGCGAGTCTGCCAAACTGGTAACAGATGCCCAGGCAGCACTTCGAGAAGCACTCcgcgagaagagaggagtCGAGGATGTGAGCGATACTTCGGAGAGGGTACAGGATGTGTCAGATTCAGACATTGAatcagatgaagaggccgaggaagaagttggaaGTAGAGGCAAACTGGGCGAGCTGCAAAACCGGCTAAGAAACAGCCTTGAGCTGCACCACAAGGCTGTCTTCTTTTGTGCCAACGCATACTTTCAAATCAGGGACAACCAAGAGATGACACCGCCTGACTCGGAAGAATTCCAGCGtctcaagaagcttgaggaCGACGGCTACGAGAATGCCAAGATGATTCGAAGGAAGATTCTTGGACAGGGTCATCGCAAAGCCATGCGATTCGTGAAGAAAATTGCCCTGAAAGCCAACGATCAGACTTTTGTTGAGATACCAGAGCTCATTATGAAGAGTGAGAAGGGCATCGAAAGCAGTAAAACTGTCGACGATCTCGAGATCCTCTACGATGAGCTCAACGAGCAAGCAAATTTGATTGACGAATGGAGAGAGCAAGTTGTCCAGCTCCTTTTGCGCCCACTcattgacgaagaggagagcaCTGAGACTACCGGAGAAGAGCTCGCAGATTCTACAAAAGTTCAAGAGGAACTCATGGTCTACGTCCAAGTTCTCCGAGCCATCATCGCTGACCGTCAATTCGTCATATCAGGTCAAACGAATGGACTGGTGAGGCACGAGATTGAGACCTCGGTCCGGATGGCGAAAGAAGGAGATGGGCCTGCTCCTTTGAAACTGATCGAGTTGGTCCGTAGACGCGCTGAAGTCAAACCTCGAACGGCCAAAATATCCATGCGCGGCGCCATCAGCGAGCTACGCAGCTTGGTATCGAAATTTACAAGAGACACAAaccaaagccaaagagaGCTTTTGGAGTCCACCATTGCATCAAAATTGATGAAGACAACCCAAACGCTTCTTGGAGAACAGAATAAAGCGGTAGTGGCTTTGGAAGCAGAAGTCAAAAGCTTCGAAAGAGCAATGAATGCTCGGTTGGATTACTATCGACAGCTGCAGGCCCTCTCAGATGATGTGCTCCCTCTCGAAACCCCCAAGACTGGAGAAGCTATTGaaaaggcgaagaagaacattgaagaTCTTCACAAAAAGCTGCTGTCTGGCGAGGCCAAACATCGATACC TGCTGAGCTTGAAGGAAACTGGAGACAAGTCCAATGAGCCGCGGATGTGCGTCATTTGCCAGATGCCGTTCATCACGGGTGTGTTGACCGTGTGTGGCCATCAATTCTGCAAGGAATGCATTATGATGTGGTTCAAAGCCCACCGAAACTGCCCTGTCTGTAAGAGGGCTCTTAAGGCGGACAATCTTCATGACATAGTTATCAAGCCTCGACAGCTGCAG GAGCGTCGGGGTTCTTCAAAGCAGACAATGCTCTATTCAGAGTTTGACGCTGCAGAGCTTGAACAGATGAAGAACATCGAGCTGGATGGCCCCTCCTTTACGACAAAAGTCGATACCTTGGTTCGACATTTGATGTGGCTGCGTGAGTCTGATCCCGGCGCAAAGTCCATTGTATTCTCACA ATACAAAGACTTTCTGAACATCTTACGGAATGCCTTTTCCCGCTTCCGCATTGGATACGCCTCCATCGATGACCCTGACGGCATCACAAGATTCAAGGAAGACCCTGCTGTGGAAtgctttcttctccatgccAGAGCTCACTCGAGCGGCCTGAATCTCGTCAACGCTAGCCACGTCTTCTTATGCGAGCCCCTTCTCAACACTGCTCTCGAGTTACAAGCCATTGCCCGCGTTGACAGAATCGGACAGCGCCACGAGACGACAGTGTGGCTCTACATTGTTTCTGGGACAGTGGAGGAGTCGATTTACAATCTCTCGGTTCGACGCCGCATGGAGCACATGGGTAGAAACCTCAAGGGGAAGTCTAAAGAGTCGACTccggagctgctggacgcGAATATTGAAGAGGCCAATACACTCGAGTTGGAGCAGGCTGCGCTGTCGAAGCTCATGAGCAAGGATCGGTCTGCGGGTGAGATGGTGGATCGAAGTGATTTGTGGGAATGTCTGTTTGGGCATGTGAATGCGCAGCGGAGTTGA
- a CDS encoding IGR protein motif domain-containing protein: protein MKNGLLPPLRFLRSTSFLGVNQARWLHKTRPAPTIPQPRPFVPDVQTFLTLIGRGLNKHASKFPSWESLFSLTSPQLKELGIEPPRNRRYLLQWMQRYRKGALGPGGDFKYVTDGQALLKVATPPASVVSDAKYVVNVPQDQEAALEGSEILPRPNGYTVRGLKSIAGPFATPLPQQAGAIVKVTEGMWEQRQGRKIDGGERRRAEIRFKRRSVERRAEREAEALSGF from the coding sequence ATGAAGAACGGGCTATTACCACCCTTGCGATTCCTTCGCAGCACCAGCTTCCTGGGCGTAAACCAAGCACGATGGCTTCATAAGACGAGACCGGCTCCGACAATCCCGCAGCCTAGACCATTCGTCCCCGACGTCCAGACCTTCCTCACGCTCATTGGCCGCGGCCTCAACAAGCACGCCTCCAAGTTCCCGTCATGGgagtctctcttctccctcaccTCGCCACAACTCAAGGAGCTTGGAATCGAGCCTCCCCGTAACCGCAGATACCTGCTGCAGTGGATGCAGCGATACCGAAAGGGTGCGTTGGGACCTGGCGGAGACTTCAAGTACGTCACGGACGGCCAAGCTCTGCTAAAAGTAGCAACACCACCGGCCTCTGTTGTCAGCGATGCGAAATATGTGGTCAATGTGCCCCAGGACCAGGAGGCGGCTCTGGAGGGTTCTGAAATCCTTCCTCGACCCAATGGCTACACAGTTAGAGGACTCAAGTCAATAGCGGGGCCGTTTGCGACACCCTTGCCGCAACAGGCCGGCGCAATCGTCAAGGTTACGGAGGGCATGTGGGAGCAACGTCAAGGACGCAAGattgatggtggtgagagaagaagggcggaGATTCGCTTCAAGAGACGGTCAGTAGAGCGGAGAGCTGAGCGCGAGGCGGAAGCGTTGTCAGGCTTCTAA